TCGTTAGCGGAGTCCGCAGCTCATGTGATGCATCGGAAACGAAGCGACGCTGTGCCGCATAAGAATCCTCAAGCTCTGTATAGAACCCTTCCATACGTCCAAGCATGTTATTGACAGTCTCAATGAGACGACCGATTTCGTCTGGTGGTCCATCATATTCAATACGGGAGCTTAGGTCATTCCCCGTCTGAATCCCATTTGCAGCTTCAATGACGTTTCCAATGGGACTCATCGCTTTACGGGCCAGGAATAAACCAAAAGTGAACGCTGCTATCAAGGTAGCAAAAGACCCGACGAGTAATATATTTTTCAGACGCTCCAAGAGCTTATTCTGCTCACTCACATAGGCAGCAACTTGTAATACAGCAACTGGATTATTATTAAAATGCTCTAGCTCAATAGGCATTTCATAGATCAAGAACTGATTACCGTCTACAGTTACGTTACGAAATCCTTTTGCAACTTTATCTTGAGCAGGATAATCAAACTGAAGGCCAAAGTTAATCATATTCTCCGATAGTGACAAACTATTGCTGCCATAAGTATAAATTTGTGTATACAAATTGGAGTTTTCAGGACCGACTCCGCCAAGCTTCAACTCACCGTTGTAGCGATCAACTTTAAACAAGGGTTTCGTCTGCTCCGCTTGCACTCTTAGACGATCTTTCAAGTCGCCATACGTATTAAAATAGACAAAACCGTAAATTGCGGCTGATAAGGCCAGCAGCATAACGGCCAAAATCCCTGAATACCAAGCAGTCAGCCGCAATCTTATAGACATGTTAGTTGTCACCTCTTAGAATGTAACCGGCACCCCGGATCGTTTGAATGAGGCGTTTACCGCCATGCTCCTCCGTCTTTTGGCGTAGCATAGCTATGTATACCTCAAGTACATTAGATTCACCGCTGTAATCATATCCCCATATTTTATCCATGATCAGATCCCGCGATAGCACCCGTTTCGGATTCTGCATAAAGAGATGTAGTAGCTCGAATTCCTTTGCCGTTAGCTCTAGTCTCTTGCCGGCGCGTGTCACTTCACGTGAATCCACATCCAGAGTAATATCTTCGTAAGTAACGGCTTGCTCACCACCTCCACCTTGCTCACTCTTACGCCGAAGCAGTGCACGTACCCGAGCAAGCAATTCTTCCAGTGCAAATGGTTTTACTAAATAATCGTCCGCACCTAGATCGAGTCCTTTCACACGATGCTCAATTTCATCCTTGGCCGTAAGCATTAGAACAGGCACATTACTCCCCCCTTCTCGCAAACGACGACATACTTCAAAGCCGTCTACCTGAGGCATCATAACATCCAAAATAACTACATCCGGATCGCTACTTAGGATTGCCCGTAAACCATCCGCTCCATTTACCGCAGTCTTTACATCGTAGCCTTCAAAGGCTAGCCCCCGGCGTAGCATGGAGATAATTTTTTCATCATCATCAATAATAAGAATATTCGGTCGCATCAAGCAGCCCCCATTGTTCATTTCTATTTATTTATATTGTAGCAGTCACACCATGATTAGACAAAAACGGAAGGGTTGCCCCTTCCGCGTTATTCACCGTCCGGTGTTATTTCTGCTGACTTTGCCCAGTAGTCGTATCAAAATCATTTTTGTTGCCGATGGTAACGGAAAGATCCATTGGTTTACCATCGCGCACTACATTTAGTGTTACTTTGTCACCGACTTTTAGCGTTTGAATGAAAGCGATCAGATCCTGGTTCGTTGCATACTTTGTTCCATTCGCACCTGTAATAATATCGTAAGGGCGCAAGTCAGCGGCATATGCTGGCGATTTAAAGATAATATCTGCTACAACAGAGCCTTCTTTAATATCTGTGCCCATTTGCTTAGCAACCTCATCTGTAATTGTCATAAGCGTTGCTCCAATGAATGGAACTGGTTCTTTTGGAATCGCTTGGTTCGCTTCCAGTTTATCTACGACTTCTTTAATCGTATTCACAGCGATAGCGAAACCTATACCTTGGGAATCTGTGCTAACCGCTACGTTCATACCAATTACCTGTCCATTCATATTGAGCAGTGGACCACCGGAGTTACCAGGGTTGATAGAAGCGTCAGTTTGCAGCAGATTTTTGTAGTTGCGTGTTCCACTACCATCTTCTTCCGCAATATCAATACTACGTCCTTTTGCACTTAGTACACCGGAAGTTACAGTATGATCGAAGCCTTGCGGGTTACCGATAGCAACCACTTCTGATCCTACTTTCAGACTATCCGAATCTCCAAGAGCAACTGTAGGGAAGTCCTTGTCTCCTTCAATCTTCAGTACTGCCAAGTCCAGATCCTTGCTAGAGCCCAGCAATTTTGCTTCGTATGGTTTGGTAACGCCATCCACTGTAACTTGGATTACATCTGCATTTTCAATGACGTGCTGATTGGTCAAAATATATCCAGATTTCTCATAAATGAAGCCTGTTCCAATACCCTGAGGGATAAGCTGTGATGACGAATC
This window of the Paenibacillus sp. FSL R10-2734 genome carries:
- a CDS encoding HAMP domain-containing sensor histidine kinase, with the translated sequence MSIRLRLTAWYSGILAVMLLALSAAIYGFVYFNTYGDLKDRLRVQAEQTKPLFKVDRYNGELKLGGVGPENSNLYTQIYTYGSNSLSLSENMINFGLQFDYPAQDKVAKGFRNVTVDGNQFLIYEMPIELEHFNNNPVAVLQVAAYVSEQNKLLERLKNILLVGSFATLIAAFTFGLFLARKAMSPIGNVIEAANGIQTGNDLSSRIEYDGPPDEIGRLIETVNNMLGRMEGFYTELEDSYAAQRRFVSDASHELRTPLTTIRGNIDLLQKVWEMEPGEGKMSEAEIRQLSMESVKDIADESKRMSRLVADMLSLARADTGRTFEIEPVALEPMMTEIARRASFLPRQAEWVTGDMSSLNGKYVVGNKDYLQQMLFIFIDNAFKYTPSGEVSLDTVFYQNQVGIRISDTGIGMDKDEVPYIFDRFYRADESRGITEGIGLGLSIAKWIIDEHGGSVEVVTRQGEGTTFVIWLPLLFAPPLE
- a CDS encoding response regulator transcription factor, encoding MRPNILIIDDDEKIISMLRRGLAFEGYDVKTAVNGADGLRAILSSDPDVVILDVMMPQVDGFEVCRRLREGGSNVPVLMLTAKDEIEHRVKGLDLGADDYLVKPFALEELLARVRALLRRKSEQGGGGEQAVTYEDITLDVDSREVTRAGKRLELTAKEFELLHLFMQNPKRVLSRDLIMDKIWGYDYSGESNVLEVYIAMLRQKTEEHGGKRLIQTIRGAGYILRGDN
- a CDS encoding trypsin-like peptidase domain-containing protein; the protein is MDDNKNNFNRDNGPAPDREWDNNNNSSNNNPSSESGSSYYYSYGPFKSLNKDESNVDGSAQHYNRMEPERVEITPPQPVKPLPYNSSFRSTGYDGNGGGRGGNGGGGSEGGGGWQFNKKPKSSVKTVLISFLAGMVVLSGSMFMADRGNWFTGDTASTIASSGSNGTAKTTDESANVTPNTTTTSLVKGSRDVTGVVDAVGPAVVKIETLVKSGSRNGSSSSPNLSDPFSQFFFGDQYGGSGSSQNEQDSKSGSDSSSQLIPQGIGTGFIYEKSGYILTNQHVIENADVIQVTVDGVTKPYEAKLLGSSKDLDLAVLKIEGDKDFPTVALGDSDSLKVGSEVVAIGNPQGFDHTVTSGVLSAKGRSIDIAEEDGSGTRNYKNLLQTDASINPGNSGGPLLNMNGQVIGMNVAVSTDSQGIGFAIAVNTIKEVVDKLEANQAIPKEPVPFIGATLMTITDEVAKQMGTDIKEGSVVADIIFKSPAYAADLRPYDIITGANGTKYATNQDLIAFIQTLKVGDKVTLNVVRDGKPMDLSVTIGNKNDFDTTTGQSQQK